Proteins from one Homalodisca vitripennis isolate AUS2020 chromosome 3, UT_GWSS_2.1, whole genome shotgun sequence genomic window:
- the LOC124357443 gene encoding post-GPI attachment to proteins factor 2-like: MDGIMSQAQEGLRERPAVHLLLSFRQLCLVTVSLPLCALVFCFITAYIFQPDEIHETHCRVYNIIPSISAITGVSPQRYLWRICVALHIGPRLLIASIYHAYYKGLTSSSHSQRLLSLCYWLNITEIASLCGVTYISNKENYPVHEKIFIVFMLCSLSHMLVTLKVSRLVHPTMSENVRISYLIKKVLFVTSILSTVGLLIFFAKHRLLCHDMAFSWFALCEYVIASANMAFHVTVVLDFPTEELVIAKGLTLTMHRQTNNIKLD; encoded by the exons ATGGATGGTATCATGTCACAGGCGCAGGAAGGACTGAGGGAGCGGCCAGCTGTTCACCTGCTACTGAGCTTCCGTCAGCTGTGTCTGGTCACCGTATCTCTCCCTCTGTGTGCCCTAGTCTTCTGCTTCATCACAGCTTATATATTCCAGCCGGACGAGATACATGAGACTCACTGTCGG GTTTACAACATAATACCGTCAATCAGTGCCATCACAGGGGTGAGCCCACAGCGCTACCTGTGGCGGATCTGTGTTGCTCTGCATATCGGCCCCCGACTGCTGATTGCTAGCATCTACCATGCCTATTATAAGGGGCTGACCTCCAGCAGCCACAGTCAACGCCTGCTCAGTCTGTGTTATTGGCTCAACATCACCGAGATTGCCTCTCTCTGTGGCGTCACATACATCTCCAACAAGGAGAATTATC CGGTACATGAAAAGATCTTTATAGTGTTCATGTTGTGTTCGTTATCACACATGCTGGTGACTCTGAAGGTGAGTCGACTGGTACATCCCACCATGTCAGAGAATGTGCGCATATCGTACCTCATCAAGAAAGTGTTGTTTGTCACGTCCATTCTGTCCACTGTTGGGCTCCTCATCTTCTTTGCTAAGCACCGTCTGCTGTGTCACGACATGG CGTTCAGTTGGTTCGCTCTATGCGAGTATGTCATCGCCTCTGCCAACATGGCCTTCCACGTCACAGTGGTCCTCGACTTTCCCACTGAGGAGCTGGTCATCGCCAAGGGGCTTACGCTTACCATGCATCGTCAGACCAACAACATCAAACTCGATTAA